The stretch of DNA CGCCGTCGAGGCGTTGCCCTGCGGATCGAGGTCGACCACCAGGATGCGCAGCCCCTTCTGAGCCAGGGCCGCCGCGACGTTCACCGCCGTGGTCGTCTTGCCGACCCCACCCTTCTGGTTGGCCACGACAAAGATCCGTGTCTGGTCGGGGCGGGGCAGCTGGGTCGTGCTGCGGGCACGGCGGGCAAGGTCGACGTGGTCCCGTGCCTCACGCGCGAGCGGGGTGTCGAAGGGCTGGTCCGGCTCCGACGATGTGAAGCTCGACGCCGGCGCCGCACCTGACGCCACCGAGCTCAGCGACGTCGACGAGCCGGGTGTCTGCTTGTCGTCAGCGCTCACAGGACCTCGTTTCACGTGAAACATGCCCCGCCCCGGTCCGGACGAGGGTCGTCACTTCGACACTTCCACCACGGTGGTCGGGATCTCAACATCACCGTACGTCCGGATCAGCGTAGCGGTCGCACCGAGACGTCCGAGTGTGCGCTTGGCATCCTTCACCTCGTCCGCAGCCGACTGCCCCTTGAGCGCGAGCAGCACGCCACCGGGTGCGACGAGCGGCATGCACCACTTCGCGAGCTTCTCGAGCGCCGCCACAGCGCGCGCCGTCACGACCTCGAACTGGCGGTCCACGTCCTCAGCACGCGCACGCAGCACCTCGACGTTGATCAGCTCGAGCTCGTCGACCACCTCCTGCAGGAATGTGGTCCGCCGCAGCAGGGGCTCGATCAACGTCACCTGCAGGTCGGGTCGGGCGATGGCCCAGACGAGGCCGGGTAGTCCCGCGCCCGATCCGACATCGGCCACGGTCGCGCCGGCGGGAAGCCGGGGGACGACCACTCCGCTGTTGACGAGGTGTCGGTCCCACAGCCGCGGCACCTCGCGCGGTCCGATCATGCCGCGCTCGACACC from Aeromicrobium erythreum encodes:
- the rsmG gene encoding 16S rRNA (guanine(527)-N(7))-methyltransferase RsmG, translating into MTQYAAILANEGVERGMIGPREVPRLWDRHLVNSGVVVPRLPAGATVADVGSGAGLPGLVWAIARPDLQVTLIEPLLRRTTFLQEVVDELELINVEVLRARAEDVDRQFEVVTARAVAALEKLAKWCMPLVAPGGVLLALKGQSAADEVKDAKRTLGRLGATATLIRTYGDVEIPTTVVEVSK